A genome region from Labilibaculum antarcticum includes the following:
- a CDS encoding phytoene desaturase family protein: MAKEKYDIVIVGSGLGGLACAYILGKFAYKVCVLEKHFKTGGNLQTFNRKGCKFDTGMHYVGSLGEGEVLHKFFNYLDLLGKVDARRLDEDAFDVINIAGREYNYAMGYEKFTQSLLRDFPDEEIAILAYADKIRTLGEGSDIFNLREVDLMDTSNMSYYGQSTSDFIASLTENFELRSVLAALNPLYGGGEHTTPLYVHALVNHFFITSAWRLTEGGDQISDALVDSIQGMGGKVFTKAEVVKFHFEGKLMSAVETQNGDLFEAKHFISNMHPSITMDLVPDEKIRKSYKSRLTNLKNTISAFSVYIVLKKNHIPYLNKNYYYYKTNNVWGVDNYDKGDWPQGLMLYFAADKNNPEYAESLTIITYMKYEEVKKWEGTKIECRGEEYLAFKSEKEREVMACVSEVFPDIIDAIDASYTSSPLSFKDYTGTKEGSMYGIVRDCNNPIESYLPSRTKISNLLLTGQSVNLHGITGVLCGALLTCGQLIDINAILQEINSCYPEEYTI; this comes from the coding sequence ATGGCTAAAGAAAAATACGATATTGTAATTGTTGGAAGCGGACTGGGAGGACTGGCCTGTGCATATATCCTGGGAAAATTCGCTTATAAAGTTTGTGTGCTTGAAAAGCATTTTAAAACGGGCGGTAACTTACAAACCTTCAATCGCAAGGGTTGTAAGTTCGACACAGGCATGCATTACGTAGGTAGTTTAGGAGAAGGAGAGGTCTTGCACAAGTTTTTCAATTATCTTGATTTACTGGGAAAGGTAGATGCCCGTAGATTAGACGAGGATGCCTTTGATGTGATTAATATTGCCGGGCGGGAATACAATTATGCCATGGGCTACGAAAAGTTTACCCAAAGCTTACTTCGTGATTTTCCCGACGAGGAGATTGCTATTTTGGCCTATGCAGATAAAATAAGAACGCTTGGGGAAGGTTCTGATATCTTCAATTTGCGTGAAGTAGATTTGATGGATACATCCAATATGTCGTATTATGGGCAGAGCACTTCTGATTTTATTGCTTCGCTGACCGAAAATTTTGAACTGAGATCTGTGCTGGCAGCATTGAATCCTTTATATGGTGGTGGTGAACATACTACACCACTTTATGTGCATGCATTGGTTAATCACTTTTTTATAACCAGTGCCTGGCGCTTAACCGAAGGTGGAGATCAAATTTCCGATGCTCTCGTTGACTCCATTCAGGGAATGGGAGGTAAGGTCTTCACTAAAGCTGAAGTTGTGAAATTTCATTTTGAGGGAAAGCTCATGTCGGCCGTGGAAACCCAGAACGGAGATCTATTTGAAGCAAAGCATTTTATTTCAAACATGCATCCTTCAATCACAATGGATTTGGTCCCCGATGAAAAAATCAGAAAATCATACAAGTCAAGATTGACCAATCTGAAAAATACCATATCCGCATTTAGCGTGTATATTGTCTTGAAAAAAAATCATATCCCTTATTTGAATAAAAATTATTATTACTACAAAACAAATAATGTTTGGGGTGTTGATAATTATGACAAAGGGGATTGGCCACAAGGTTTGATGCTTTATTTTGCTGCTGATAAAAACAATCCCGAATATGCCGAGAGCCTAACAATTATAACTTATATGAAATATGAGGAAGTAAAGAAATGGGAGGGCACTAAGATTGAATGTCGGGGGGAAGAATATTTGGCCTTTAAATCAGAAAAAGAAAGAGAAGTGATGGCTTGTGTATCGGAGGTGTTTCCAGATATTATAGATGCTATTGACGCAAGCTATACATCCAGTCCGTTAAGTTTTAAAGATTACACGGGCACCAAGGAAGGCAGTATGTATGGGATTGTAAGGGATTGTAACAATCCAATTGAATCCTACTTACCATCGCGCACCAAAATATCAAATTTACTTTTAACCGGGCAGAGTGTGAATTTGCATGGCATTACCGGAGTGCTTTGCGGGGCCTTGCTAACCTGCGGACAACTTATAGATATTAATGCCATTCTTCAAGAAATTAATTCTTGTTATCCTGAAGAATATACGATATAA
- a CDS encoding phytoene desaturase family protein codes for MGEFDVIIIGSGLGGLICANILSKEGMKVCVLEMDKRIGGTLQSFAKEGVLFNTGLNYTESLSEGEVLYRYFNFLGLMDDLNIQRLDVDAFDKISLGEDGIEYPFAQGHENFIERMSAFFPKERANLQKYFTEMGEVCNAFPYYNLESDNYSLQSLGKQQSVSEFLRRSTPDGKLQKILAGMNSLYAGVEGQTPMYIHSLINYSFVKSAWRLVNGSSQLALLLAKGIKANGGVIRTEARVVALEGEKNTIHRVQLENGEYLNAKQVISNAHPASTIKLLSENMLRKVYRNRILSLENSVGMFSLYLVLKKDSLDQFNYNHHHFPNSNVWGTQYTAENWPEHFMLYSPANSKGGKYANGLTVISYMKFSEISQWQNTRRESRPQSYHDFKDQKSEILLKAVEKRFPGIREHIKSVYSSTPLSYRDYTGTPNGSAYGIKKNAENPMLSLLSPKSRVNNLLFTGQNLNMHGILGVTIGAVMTCQELLGNDYLINKIRNY; via the coding sequence GTGGGGGAATTCGATGTTATAATAATTGGTAGTGGCTTAGGCGGTTTAATCTGTGCCAACATTCTTTCGAAAGAAGGAATGAAGGTTTGTGTATTGGAGATGGACAAACGAATTGGTGGAACCCTTCAGTCGTTTGCCAAGGAAGGTGTTCTTTTTAATACAGGCCTTAATTATACCGAAAGTTTGAGTGAAGGCGAAGTATTGTATCGATACTTTAATTTTCTGGGTTTGATGGATGATTTAAACATCCAGCGATTGGATGTAGATGCTTTTGATAAAATTTCATTGGGAGAGGATGGAATTGAATATCCATTTGCTCAGGGGCATGAGAATTTTATTGAGCGAATGAGTGCGTTTTTTCCCAAAGAGAGAGCCAATCTGCAAAAATACTTCACTGAAATGGGCGAAGTATGCAATGCCTTTCCCTATTACAATTTAGAATCAGATAATTATTCCTTACAAAGCCTAGGCAAGCAACAAAGTGTTTCCGAATTTTTAAGAAGGAGTACTCCGGATGGTAAACTTCAAAAAATCTTGGCCGGAATGAATTCCTTGTATGCCGGTGTTGAAGGACAAACACCCATGTATATTCATTCTTTAATCAATTATTCATTTGTAAAATCAGCATGGAGATTGGTGAATGGAAGTTCTCAGTTGGCTCTCTTATTGGCAAAGGGGATCAAAGCAAATGGAGGTGTAATTAGAACAGAGGCTCGTGTAGTTGCATTGGAAGGCGAGAAGAATACAATTCACAGAGTCCAATTAGAAAATGGAGAGTATTTAAATGCAAAACAAGTCATTTCAAATGCTCACCCAGCCTCTACAATAAAGCTTCTTTCTGAAAATATGCTTCGGAAAGTGTATCGAAACCGGATTCTTTCCCTGGAAAATTCAGTGGGAATGTTTAGTCTCTATCTGGTACTTAAAAAGGACAGTTTAGATCAGTTCAATTACAATCACCATCATTTCCCAAATTCGAATGTTTGGGGAACTCAATATACTGCAGAAAATTGGCCGGAGCATTTTATGCTCTATTCTCCTGCAAACTCGAAGGGCGGAAAATATGCCAATGGTTTAACCGTGATTAGTTACATGAAGTTTAGTGAGATCAGTCAATGGCAGAACACAAGGAGAGAATCAAGACCTCAGTCCTATCATGATTTTAAAGATCAGAAATCAGAGATCTTGCTAAAAGCAGTGGAGAAAAGGTTTCCTGGTATTCGAGAGCATATTAAGTCAGTATATTCCTCAACCCCTTTGTCTTATCGTGATTACACAGGTACTCCTAATGGTTCGGCCTACGGAATTAAGAAGAATGCAGAGAATCCAATGCTGTCATTGCTTAGCCCAAAATCGAGGGTGAACAACCTTTTATTTACCGGTCAGAATTTAAATATGCATGGCATTTTAGGGGTTACAATTGGTGCGGTAATGACCTGTCAGGAATTACTGGGCAATGATTATTTAATTAATAAGATTAGAAACTACTAA
- a CDS encoding trifunctional MMPL family transporter/lysophospholipid acyltransferase/class I SAM-dependent methyltransferase yields MGTFFWSIFLFIKRFRIVSSIAVAVLLAFLWLGTSKIHFEEDISKVLMSSGETKVVNQLMENIDFSNKIVLIVSQKDTLLAPNYDSLIVTATRFVESMNPADSLIKKMSLGLGKDKVSQAYDVFYRNLPLFLEKEDYEVIAKRIDESSIKNTIEGNFKALMTPAGIGMRSYILNDPLHFTPLVLEKLKRLQLGDAYKLYQNYLFSDNGYHLFFFMESAFASSDTGNNALLVENIARAKTEVDNAICTLDYYGAPVVAVCNAIQIKRDILLTVSLALVLLILLISLLFRSWRIFILVFLPVVFGISVSLGCFYWVKGSISAIALGVGSILMGITIDYTLHAYVNFRSKRSVKGLLDTLSQPLLISGVTTSIAFLCLYFVDSPALQELGVFAALSIISAVLFVLIITPQFLESESTAKKVNEIPFLDKITAIEFDKFKLTKWIILACTIASIFTSSRVVFNTDLNALNYQTEYLKNTEQKLKEISSVAFRSVFFVVGGESVDAALTKFETYTAVIDSLQTQGVIRNISSPGSILKSKKEQQIRLDRWNSFWTENTKKNSIRLVKEAGAQNHFKPEAFSSFENILAKEYTYLSESDQEFIIDGLFSSLLKKKKDKVYLLNTLRVDQKDKKSLYSTIETDNDAVLWDKQYFSNHLVDTLKDDFSRLVWISLFAVFFVLLISYGRFELAIIAMIPLLLSWLWTLGLMGLFGIEFNIFNIIISTFIFGLGVDYAVFILNALIENRKYGTNELKSAKLSILLSAITTFAGIGVLIFAKHPALQSIAALSIIGIGSILFLSFTLLPLCYRFLYFTNGKERTSPVIISNLFSSVFALIQFVTGCLALTSLIPVLLILPIRMKTKKYIFHSLVQFCSKFIVYSIFGIKKRFINREKFDLSTPKLIVSNHQSHLDLVLLFMLHPKIVVITNNWVWNNPFYGFIVKFLDFHPTSKGMEEVVEPLQKCVDNGYSVLIFPEGRRTRDGEIARFHNGAAFLAEKLSLDVLPVLIHGANHCMDRNEFFLKNGQITLQFFDLIKKEEFSKTITYVQRSKQLCSFFRSEFDRMRQELETPDYFANKLVQAYIYKGPVLEWYLRVKMRLEHNYNFFDKTIPREAVVCDIGCGYGFLAAMLKFVSPKREIYALDYDEKKIKLAAQAHAKIEGLQFEICDISKVDPPKADAYILNDVLHYMPESLQSVCIKKCMQNLKPGGQIIIRDADTDLEKRTKGTKLTELFSTKLLHFNKTKYKNLFFFSGTRIEKIAGENGFEFEIFDQSRYTSNIIYKLKRKTGI; encoded by the coding sequence ATGGGAACTTTCTTTTGGAGTATATTCTTATTTATTAAGCGCTTTCGTATTGTTAGTTCTATTGCTGTTGCAGTATTGCTGGCTTTTTTGTGGCTTGGTACCTCAAAAATTCATTTCGAAGAGGATATTTCTAAGGTGCTGATGAGTAGTGGGGAAACGAAGGTCGTCAACCAACTAATGGAGAACATCGATTTCTCAAATAAAATCGTTTTAATAGTTTCCCAAAAAGACACCCTTTTAGCACCCAATTACGATTCCTTAATTGTTACTGCTACTCGATTTGTTGAATCAATGAATCCAGCTGACTCTTTAATTAAAAAGATGAGCTTAGGCCTTGGGAAAGACAAAGTGAGTCAAGCCTATGATGTTTTTTATAGAAACCTTCCTCTCTTCTTGGAAAAGGAAGATTATGAAGTCATTGCCAAACGCATTGATGAGTCATCTATTAAAAATACGATTGAAGGGAATTTTAAAGCTTTAATGACACCTGCCGGCATTGGAATGCGCTCCTATATTTTAAATGATCCGCTTCATTTTACGCCATTGGTTTTGGAGAAGCTAAAGCGTTTGCAACTAGGCGATGCATATAAACTGTACCAAAACTATTTGTTTTCTGATAATGGTTATCATTTGTTCTTTTTCATGGAGTCGGCTTTTGCTTCTTCTGATACAGGAAACAATGCCCTTTTGGTTGAGAACATTGCTCGAGCCAAAACCGAAGTCGACAATGCAATTTGCACTTTAGATTATTATGGCGCTCCGGTTGTTGCAGTTTGTAATGCAATTCAAATAAAGAGAGATATACTACTGACTGTTAGTTTGGCTTTGGTTCTTTTAATTTTACTAATTAGTCTGTTGTTTCGCTCATGGCGGATTTTCATACTCGTGTTTTTGCCTGTTGTTTTTGGCATTTCTGTTAGTTTGGGGTGCTTTTACTGGGTGAAAGGATCCATATCAGCAATTGCCTTAGGTGTTGGATCTATTTTAATGGGAATAACCATAGATTATACCCTTCATGCATACGTTAATTTCAGATCTAAACGATCGGTAAAAGGACTTTTAGATACATTGTCACAACCTTTATTGATTAGTGGTGTCACCACTTCCATTGCATTTTTGTGTTTGTATTTTGTTGATTCGCCAGCACTACAGGAGCTTGGAGTCTTTGCCGCCCTTAGCATAATTAGTGCTGTACTATTTGTGCTCATCATAACACCTCAGTTTTTAGAGTCTGAATCGACAGCCAAAAAAGTAAATGAGATTCCATTCTTAGATAAAATTACAGCAATAGAATTTGACAAGTTTAAGTTGACGAAATGGATTATCCTTGCTTGTACAATAGCTTCTATATTTACATCTAGTCGGGTTGTTTTTAATACCGATTTGAATGCTTTGAACTACCAAACTGAGTATTTGAAAAATACAGAACAGAAATTAAAGGAGATTAGTTCTGTCGCTTTTCGTTCAGTTTTCTTTGTTGTTGGAGGGGAGTCGGTCGATGCTGCCTTAACTAAATTTGAGACATATACTGCCGTAATAGATTCTTTACAAACTCAAGGAGTTATTCGTAATATTTCAAGTCCCGGTTCTATTTTAAAATCAAAGAAAGAACAACAGATAAGATTAGATCGTTGGAATTCTTTTTGGACAGAGAATACAAAGAAGAATAGTATTCGGTTAGTAAAGGAAGCCGGTGCTCAAAATCATTTTAAACCAGAAGCTTTTTCTTCTTTCGAGAACATATTGGCAAAAGAGTATACCTACCTGTCAGAAAGCGATCAGGAATTCATTATTGATGGATTGTTCTCATCCCTGCTTAAGAAAAAGAAGGATAAAGTCTATCTTTTAAATACCCTTCGGGTGGATCAGAAAGATAAAAAAAGCTTGTATTCAACCATTGAAACAGACAATGATGCGGTGCTTTGGGACAAACAATATTTTTCGAACCATCTGGTGGATACCTTAAAAGATGATTTTAGCCGATTGGTATGGATATCGTTATTTGCAGTATTCTTTGTGCTTTTAATTTCTTACGGTCGGTTCGAGCTGGCAATAATTGCCATGATTCCTCTTTTACTTAGCTGGCTGTGGACACTTGGTTTGATGGGGCTGTTTGGCATCGAATTCAATATCTTTAACATCATTATTTCAACCTTTATTTTTGGATTAGGTGTTGATTACGCCGTTTTTATTCTAAACGCACTCATCGAAAACCGAAAATATGGTACTAATGAACTTAAATCCGCTAAGCTTTCCATTTTATTATCAGCAATAACGACTTTTGCGGGCATCGGAGTCTTGATATTTGCCAAGCATCCTGCTCTACAATCCATTGCCGCCTTATCAATTATCGGAATCGGATCCATTCTGTTTCTGAGTTTTACCTTATTACCTCTTTGTTATCGCTTTTTGTATTTTACGAATGGTAAAGAGCGAACCAGCCCGGTAATTATCTCCAATTTGTTTTCTTCGGTATTCGCATTGATCCAATTTGTAACCGGATGTTTAGCATTAACATCACTGATACCTGTTTTACTGATTTTGCCCATTCGAATGAAAACGAAGAAGTATATTTTTCATTCTTTGGTTCAGTTCTGCAGTAAATTTATAGTCTACAGCATCTTTGGAATTAAAAAGAGGTTTATCAATCGCGAAAAATTCGACCTAAGCACTCCTAAATTAATTGTTAGCAACCATCAATCTCATCTCGATTTGGTTTTGCTTTTCATGTTACATCCAAAAATTGTAGTGATTACGAATAATTGGGTTTGGAACAATCCCTTCTATGGGTTTATTGTGAAATTTCTTGATTTTCATCCAACAAGCAAAGGAATGGAGGAGGTTGTTGAACCTCTTCAGAAATGTGTTGACAATGGCTACTCGGTACTTATATTTCCCGAAGGACGCAGAACAAGAGATGGTGAAATAGCTCGATTTCATAACGGAGCTGCATTTTTGGCTGAGAAATTATCACTTGATGTATTGCCCGTTCTAATTCATGGTGCAAATCATTGCATGGATCGAAATGAATTCTTCCTTAAAAATGGTCAGATTACACTGCAATTTTTTGATTTGATAAAGAAAGAGGAGTTTTCTAAAACAATAACCTACGTTCAGCGAAGCAAACAATTGTGTTCTTTTTTCCGATCAGAATTTGATAGAATGAGACAAGAGCTTGAGACTCCTGATTATTTTGCCAATAAATTGGTTCAAGCCTATATCTACAAAGGCCCGGTATTAGAATGGTATTTACGTGTGAAGATGAGACTGGAACACAATTATAATTTTTTTGACAAAACAATCCCCAGAGAGGCTGTTGTTTGTGATATTGGTTGTGGATATGGATTTTTAGCAGCCATGCTTAAGTTTGTTTCTCCAAAGCGTGAAATTTATGCATTGGATTATGACGAGAAAAAAATTAAACTGGCAGCGCAGGCTCATGCTAAAATCGAAGGATTGCAATTTGAGATTTGTGACATCTCAAAAGTTGATCCGCCAAAAGCGGATGCCTATATTTTAAATGATGTACTGCACTATATGCCAGAATCGCTGCAATCGGTTTGTATCAAAAAGTGCATGCAGAATCTTAAGCCCGGAGGACAGATTATTATTCGTGATGCAGACACCGATTTGGAGAAGCGCACGAAAGGAACAAAACTAACAGAGCTCTTCTCAACAAAATTATTGCATTTTAACAAAACAAAATACAAGAACTTATTCTTCTTTTCGGGAACAAGAATAGAGAAAATTGCTGGTGAAAATGGATTCGAATTTGAAATTTTTGATCAATCCAGGTATACTTCAAATATCATTTACAAACTAAAAAGGAAGACTGGGATATAA
- a CDS encoding DUF2062 domain-containing protein produces MSVNKLFKDLKVCVIIPSYNNERTIADVIDRVLLHTSNVIVVNDGATDSTDSILKSYQSSLEIVTHSKNKGKGCALRNGFKRALELGYEYAITIDSDGQHFPEDLPKLIQRLKEEPNSLIIGARNMSQKDVPEGSSFGNRFSNFWFLVETGVRLPDTQSGYRVYPIKKLAEITFYCTKFEYEIEVPVRASWSGIPIISEPIQIIYDQGEDRVTHFRPFKDFFRIGVLTTILCFIAFAYIKPRDFFKNLTWKNIKAFLDIKGENNFKLATSIGFGVFMGIVPIWGYQMIVALALAYLLKLHKPFVIVAANISIPPMIPFIIFGSIATGALIMGIPMANLSFSDGFGLDSITNNLLQYAIGSMVLASVAGIFSGSFSYLLLLILRRK; encoded by the coding sequence ATGTCAGTGAATAAGTTGTTTAAAGACCTAAAAGTTTGCGTAATTATTCCAAGTTATAATAACGAACGGACAATTGCTGATGTAATCGATAGGGTATTACTGCATACAAGTAATGTAATTGTTGTAAACGATGGAGCGACCGATTCAACGGATTCCATTCTGAAAAGCTATCAATCATCGCTTGAAATTGTAACGCATAGTAAGAACAAAGGAAAAGGATGTGCTTTGCGAAATGGATTCAAAAGAGCATTGGAATTGGGTTACGAATATGCAATCACCATAGATTCTGATGGGCAGCATTTTCCCGAGGATCTTCCAAAGTTGATTCAACGATTGAAAGAGGAACCTAATTCATTAATTATAGGAGCTCGAAATATGAGCCAGAAAGATGTTCCTGAAGGAAGCAGTTTTGGGAATCGTTTTTCGAATTTTTGGTTCCTGGTCGAAACTGGTGTAAGACTTCCGGATACTCAATCCGGCTATCGGGTTTACCCAATAAAAAAACTTGCGGAAATTACTTTTTACTGTACAAAGTTCGAATACGAAATAGAGGTTCCCGTACGAGCATCATGGAGTGGTATACCTATTATTTCGGAACCGATACAAATTATATATGATCAGGGAGAGGATCGAGTTACTCATTTCCGACCATTTAAAGATTTTTTTAGAATCGGTGTTTTAACCACAATTTTATGCTTCATCGCTTTTGCTTATATCAAGCCACGTGATTTTTTCAAGAACCTGACGTGGAAAAATATAAAAGCTTTTTTGGACATTAAAGGTGAAAACAATTTCAAGTTAGCAACATCAATAGGTTTTGGTGTTTTTATGGGAATTGTACCTATTTGGGGGTATCAGATGATTGTTGCGCTGGCCTTGGCATACTTATTAAAATTGCATAAACCCTTCGTAATTGTTGCCGCGAATATTAGCATTCCACCCATGATTCCATTCATTATTTTCGGGAGCATAGCAACCGGAGCATTAATTATGGGGATTCCCATGGCTAATTTAAGTTTTTCGGATGGTTTTGGTCTTGATTCAATCACCAATAACTTGTTGCAATATGCCATTGGTAGTATGGTATTAGCTAGTGTTGCAGGTATTTTTAGTGGGAGTTTTTCATATTTATTGTTGTTAATCTTACGAAGAAAATAG
- a CDS encoding outer membrane lipoprotein carrier protein LolA — protein MKDIEAVQIEINKVASSIETIKSRFVQEKHLSFMTETIVSEGLFRFKKENMLRWEYTQPFEYLILFNGDKIIIKDKNKTNQFDANSNAVFKQINDLMLGAIKGDLGKNKDFEMSLKESAKQYLLTLNPQNEALKAYVSGVEIRFEKTDLAVSSIKMIESTGDFTDIRFENREFNTIIDESTFSPN, from the coding sequence GTGAAAGATATAGAGGCTGTGCAAATAGAGATTAATAAAGTGGCTTCGTCTATTGAAACCATTAAAAGTCGATTTGTACAAGAAAAGCATTTGAGTTTTATGACCGAAACAATTGTCTCAGAGGGACTTTTTCGTTTTAAAAAGGAGAATATGCTTCGATGGGAATATACTCAACCATTTGAGTATCTAATTTTATTTAATGGCGATAAAATCATCATTAAAGACAAAAATAAAACGAATCAATTTGATGCAAATTCCAATGCCGTATTTAAGCAAATAAACGATTTGATGTTAGGAGCTATCAAAGGTGATTTGGGTAAAAATAAAGATTTTGAAATGAGTTTAAAGGAATCTGCCAAGCAATACCTTTTAACTCTTAATCCGCAGAATGAAGCTTTGAAAGCTTACGTTTCTGGTGTTGAGATTCGGTTCGAAAAAACAGATTTGGCCGTTAGCAGTATTAAAATGATTGAATCTACTGGTGATTTTACTGATATCAGGTTCGAGAATAGAGAATTTAACACGATAATTGATGAGAGTACTTTTAGTCCTAATTAG
- a CDS encoding polysaccharide deacetylase family protein yields MSKFTISNIVLTLLALLSFILEVVEFSYSWVVLILGLLVYVCVLICGVVNVRWQFFMPIICEIPNSEKEIFLSFDDGPQEQSEAVLDLLKKHEIKANFFCIGKHLEENPILAQRLFTEGHFVGNHSYLHEVKFPAKSVTNIIAELEKTNELIERLSGSKSEYFRPPFGVSNPNIAKAVTSLNMKCIGWTIRSFDTSDSKGSKALQKIKKELKSGDIVLLHDHSPHVLTILEGLLPFLKENNYKTQRIDIALRVNEKS; encoded by the coding sequence ATGTCGAAGTTCACAATAAGCAATATAGTCCTTACTTTACTTGCTCTGCTTTCCTTTATTTTGGAAGTTGTTGAGTTTTCCTATTCTTGGGTCGTTCTGATTTTGGGTCTGTTGGTATATGTATGTGTGTTGATTTGTGGAGTGGTAAATGTAAGATGGCAATTTTTTATGCCAATTATTTGTGAGATTCCTAATTCGGAGAAAGAAATATTCTTAAGTTTTGATGATGGTCCGCAAGAACAAAGCGAAGCTGTTTTGGATTTGTTGAAAAAACACGAAATAAAAGCCAATTTCTTTTGTATCGGAAAACATCTTGAAGAAAATCCCATATTGGCACAACGCTTGTTTACCGAAGGTCATTTTGTTGGCAATCACAGTTATTTACATGAAGTGAAATTCCCCGCCAAATCGGTCACCAATATTATTGCAGAACTTGAAAAAACGAATGAGCTTATTGAGCGCTTATCAGGAAGTAAATCGGAATATTTCCGACCTCCTTTTGGCGTTAGTAATCCAAATATTGCAAAAGCAGTGACAAGCCTTAATATGAAATGTATCGGTTGGACGATCCGTTCTTTTGATACGTCAGACTCTAAGGGAAGTAAGGCTTTGCAAAAAATAAAAAAGGAATTAAAATCGGGGGATATTGTTTTGTTACATGATCATTCACCTCATGTTCTCACAATTTTAGAAGGCTTACTGCCTTTTTTGAAAGAAAATAATTACAAAACTCAAAGGATTGATATTGCTTTGAGAGTAAATGAAAAAAGCTAA
- a CDS encoding beta-ketoacyl synthase chain length factor: MAIYINASSMVSAQETLGTTKWPENTVLSENSGLKVIDPVYKEYIPPAMLRRMSRLVKFSLVSAFDCLNQVEPNSIDAIITTTGLGCIDDTGVFLKQMHENGEKLMNPTAFIRSTHNAVGGQIALIKGLRVPNYTFSQKETSFETGLIDAIMMIEEGEAKNVLLGGFDELTPLSLNLWKQMGCLAEKELDKNGLKKASNSGVIVGEGAGFFVVSSKEGSSKSSKLVDIEIHRTASCDCNSLVQKFLAKHNLHSSDINLLLLGLDGTPNTKNLVPLLNTDFENSIVAGFKHCSGSFDTDTSFALWMAHTAIQNDSIGEATYLQGEKDQEIEKVLLVNSSRHNSYTFILLTKCRSSQ, translated from the coding sequence ATGGCCATATATATAAATGCATCATCAATGGTTTCAGCTCAGGAAACTCTGGGAACTACAAAATGGCCGGAGAATACTGTTTTATCTGAAAACTCGGGTCTTAAGGTGATCGATCCTGTATATAAGGAATACATACCACCAGCCATGTTGCGACGCATGAGCAGACTCGTGAAATTTAGTTTGGTGTCAGCATTTGATTGTTTAAATCAAGTTGAACCAAATAGTATTGATGCCATAATAACAACAACCGGACTAGGTTGTATTGATGATACAGGTGTGTTTTTAAAACAAATGCACGAGAATGGTGAGAAATTAATGAATCCCACTGCTTTTATTCGATCGACACACAATGCCGTGGGAGGACAAATTGCCTTGATTAAAGGTTTGCGAGTACCAAATTATACTTTTTCGCAAAAAGAAACGTCTTTTGAAACGGGTTTGATTGATGCGATAATGATGATTGAGGAAGGAGAGGCTAAAAATGTATTGCTTGGTGGTTTTGATGAACTGACGCCTCTCAGCTTAAATCTGTGGAAACAAATGGGTTGCCTGGCAGAGAAAGAACTGGATAAGAATGGACTAAAAAAGGCTTCTAATTCAGGTGTAATAGTAGGCGAAGGTGCTGGGTTTTTTGTTGTATCCTCGAAAGAGGGAAGCTCAAAATCGTCCAAACTGGTAGATATTGAGATTCATCGTACTGCAAGCTGCGATTGCAATAGTTTAGTTCAGAAATTTTTAGCCAAGCACAATTTACATTCCAGTGATATCAATTTATTACTATTGGGTCTGGATGGAACTCCTAACACCAAGAATTTAGTTCCTTTGCTAAATACCGATTTTGAGAATTCGATAGTAGCAGGATTTAAACATTGTTCGGGCAGTTTCGATACAGACACTAGTTTTGCTTTGTGGATGGCACACACAGCCATACAGAACGATAGTATTGGCGAAGCGACTTATTTACAGGGAGAAAAAGATCAAGAAATTGAAAAAGTTTTACTTGTAAATTCATCAAGACATAATTCATATACATTTATTTTATTGACAAAATGTCGAAGTTCACAATAA